A region of the Bacilli bacterium genome:
ATCGTTTCGCTGCGATTCAACAGTGCGCAAGTCCGTATACTTTCGCCGTCTTTCTTTCCAGAATGCCATTTGCATCGCCCTTCCTGTTCAGCCTATCATGCAATAGCTTTCCCAAAAAGCGGCGAATTATGTGCTGAACTGGCCGGCCGCCCGGCTGCAGATCAATAGTCGGAAAACGTTACCGGTCCCAATATTTCCTCCAGGAACGATTTCAATTCCTTGGCCCCGGTTTCATCTAGCCCGTAGGCGTGTTCCAAATATCCCTCTTCTTTCAGATCATCGGGGCCGACAATCGCCGTTTTGCCCGACTGCAGATCTGTGACCAAACGTTTGCCGTAATAGCGGTCCGTTCTGGTGATCGCCAGATCGAACCGGTTCATGCTATCCGTGATAAAGCAGACAAAACGCGTTGAAGTCTGCTCTGTTGTATCGTCCAAAAAGTCAAAATCGTGTGCCGACATCATGCTCACTCCTCTGCCAATTACAGCCATTCTTTTTTCCGGAAAAAGAAAAACATCGCCGCGCCGATCACAACCATGGCTCCCAAAACGATATAATTGCCGTACGGCTCGTGCAGCAGCGGTATATAATCAAAGTTCATGCCGTAAATGCCGGTGATGAACGTCAATGGCATGAAGATGGTGGTGAGTGCGGTAAAAACGCGCATAATTTCGTTCGCGCGGTTGGCGAGACTCGATT
Encoded here:
- a CDS encoding DUF3055 domain-containing protein, which encodes MSAHDFDFLDDTTEQTSTRFVCFITDSMNRFDLAITRTDRYYGKRLVTDLQSGKTAIVGPDDLKEEGYLEHAYGLDETGAKELKSFLEEILGPVTFSDY